In one window of Gemmatimonadota bacterium DNA:
- a CDS encoding cupin domain-containing protein, producing MAQRHLPAEARFDVSQGTKADLFRGPGLLAGLNCFERGQAQRVHAHAGADKFYFLVSGKARMQVGEETFDAVAGDLVWAQAGVPHGVLETLERTVMLVAMGPPPG from the coding sequence ATGGCGCAGCGGCACCTCCCGGCGGAGGCACGGTTCGACGTGAGCCAGGGCACGAAGGCGGACCTGTTCCGCGGCCCGGGGTTGCTTGCCGGGCTCAACTGCTTTGAGCGGGGACAGGCGCAACGGGTCCATGCCCACGCCGGCGCGGACAAATTTTACTTCCTCGTCTCGGGAAAGGCGAGGATGCAGGTGGGCGAGGAGACCTTCGACGCCGTGGCGGGCGACCTGGTCTGGGCCCAGGCTGGCGTGCCGCACGGCGTGCTCGAGACGCTGGAGCGGACCGTCATGCTGGTGGCGATGGGTCCTCCGCCGGGGTGA